A region from the Bacteroidota bacterium genome encodes:
- a CDS encoding saccharopine dehydrogenase C-terminal domain-containing protein, with translation MSKRKILVIGAGRSTTSLINYLLKKSEEENLEITVGDVSVELAREKVQGFSNGKAIDFDVFNDEHREKEIRNADIVISMLPARFHIQVAKDCIRYRKPMVTASYISEEMEALNSDAKDAGIVIMNEVGVDPGIDHMSAKKVIDRVIDGGGKMLSFESFTGGLISPENDDNMWSYKFTWNPRNVVVAGQGGAAKFIQEGKYKYIPYNKLFRRTEFINIPGYGRFEAYANRDSLAYRESYGLHDIPTLYRGTFRRVGFSRAWNMLVELGLTDDSYTMEGSENMTYRDFVNSFLPYHPYNTVEIKLRHYLKIDQDDVVWDKFVCLDLLSDEKIVGIKDATPAQILQKILMEKWTLKSDDKDMIVMYHKFGYEIDGEKKQTESYMVVKGDDSHETAMAKTVGLPTAISALKILNGEISTPGIHIPINKEFYEPILEELREYGVEFTEVESEYQSYNPDVMVD, from the coding sequence ATGAGCAAAAGAAAGATTCTCGTTATTGGGGCAGGTAGATCAACAACTTCCCTAATTAATTATTTACTAAAAAAATCAGAAGAAGAAAATCTGGAAATAACTGTAGGAGATGTATCCGTTGAACTTGCCCGTGAAAAGGTTCAAGGGTTCTCTAATGGTAAAGCAATAGATTTTGATGTTTTTAATGATGAGCATAGAGAAAAGGAAATCAGGAATGCCGATATTGTAATTTCTATGCTTCCTGCCCGATTTCATATTCAGGTTGCAAAAGACTGTATCAGGTACAGGAAACCTATGGTAACAGCTTCGTATATTAGTGAGGAGATGGAAGCGCTTAATTCCGATGCTAAAGATGCAGGAATTGTAATAATGAATGAAGTAGGAGTGGACCCGGGAATAGATCATATGTCTGCAAAGAAAGTGATAGATAGAGTTATTGATGGAGGGGGTAAAATGTTATCATTTGAATCTTTTACCGGGGGGCTGATTTCTCCGGAAAATGATGATAACATGTGGAGTTATAAATTTACATGGAACCCGCGTAATGTAGTAGTTGCAGGTCAGGGTGGTGCTGCAAAATTTATTCAGGAAGGAAAGTACAAGTATATACCATATAATAAACTTTTTAGAAGGACTGAATTTATTAATATTCCGGGATATGGACGTTTTGAGGCCTATGCTAATAGAGATTCATTGGCATATAGAGAGTCATACGGATTACATGATATTCCAACTCTGTATCGAGGAACCTTTAGAAGAGTTGGTTTCAGTAGGGCATGGAATATGCTGGTAGAACTTGGGCTGACTGACGATAGTTATACCATGGAGGGTTCTGAGAATATGACATATCGCGATTTTGTAAATTCGTTTTTGCCATATCATCCATATAATACTGTAGAAATTAAACTTCGTCATTACCTGAAAATTGATCAGGATGATGTAGTGTGGGATAAGTTTGTTTGTCTTGACTTGTTAAGTGATGAAAAGATTGTAGGTATAAAAGATGCAACGCCTGCACAGATTTTACAGAAGATATTGATGGAGAAATGGACTTTGAAATCGGATGATAAGGATATGATTGTGATGTATCACAAATTTGGTTACGAAATTGACGGAGAAAAGAAGCAAACCGAATCATATATGGTGGTGAAAGGGGATGACTCTCATGAAACAGCCATGGCGAAAACAGTTGGTTTGCCTACAGCGATTTCTGCACTGAAGATATTAAACGGTGAAATTTCAACACCGGGAATTCATATACCTATTAATAAGGAGTTTTATGAACCGATACTTGAGGAACTTAGAGAGTATGGTGTTGAATTTACTGAAGTTGAAAGTGAATATCAAAGTTATAATCCTGACGTGATGGTGGATTGA
- a CDS encoding 1-acyl-sn-glycerol-3-phosphate acyltransferase, whose product MEGLSKYDDIRPYTDEEAREVFKEISRHPAVFSMIKVFNPYLTKEEVIEYFESMTGIDDFQRKFSYPGLRLIIGKTSEGLTHEGLDNLDKDGSYLFVSTHRDIMLDTSLLNFLMLEQGMKLAEAAIGDNLIKRDLLSRLAKLNRNFVVKRNAPVREMVLNSKHLSEYIQFVLHDKKRSVWIAQREGRTKDGIDATNPGLLKMITMAASRKENIIDFLKSLKIVPLSISYEYDPTDRMKIDELIAKEHNMTYLKDRNEDFQQIVTGIIGQKKRMHLAAGKPLDKELDQLEGLNGNKLLQKLAEVIDAEIIRNYKLWPSNYIAYNKLMASSKFENLYNDFEERSFLRRIEKRAIQHDHDDAERKFLEMYANPVINNLKLGFIK is encoded by the coding sequence ATGGAAGGTCTATCTAAGTATGATGATATACGCCCTTATACAGATGAGGAAGCAAGGGAAGTTTTTAAGGAAATAAGTAGACACCCTGCCGTATTTTCGATGATAAAAGTTTTCAATCCTTATCTTACAAAAGAGGAGGTGATTGAATATTTCGAATCAATGACCGGTATTGATGACTTTCAGCGGAAATTTTCATATCCCGGACTTAGGTTAATTATAGGAAAAACCAGCGAGGGACTAACTCATGAAGGGTTGGATAACTTAGATAAGGATGGGAGCTATCTGTTTGTATCTACACACAGAGATATTATGTTAGATACATCTCTTCTGAATTTTCTTATGTTGGAACAGGGGATGAAGCTTGCCGAAGCTGCCATAGGCGATAATCTTATAAAAAGAGACTTATTATCAAGACTGGCTAAATTGAACAGGAACTTTGTAGTAAAGAGAAACGCTCCTGTAAGAGAGATGGTATTAAATTCTAAACATCTTTCAGAGTATATTCAATTTGTTCTTCACGATAAAAAAAGGTCTGTATGGATTGCACAGCGTGAAGGCAGAACTAAAGATGGTATAGATGCTACCAATCCCGGTTTGTTGAAGATGATAACAATGGCTGCATCGAGAAAAGAGAATATTATTGATTTTCTAAAAAGTCTGAAAATAGTTCCTTTATCTATTTCTTATGAATATGATCCTACTGATAGAATGAAGATTGATGAGCTTATTGCAAAAGAACACAATATGACTTATTTGAAGGATCGAAACGAAGATTTTCAGCAGATAGTAACAGGTATAATTGGTCAGAAAAAAAGAATGCATCTCGCTGCAGGTAAACCCCTGGATAAAGAGTTGGATCAACTCGAAGGCTTAAATGGAAATAAACTGTTGCAAAAACTTGCTGAAGTTATTGATGCTGAAATTATCAGAAATTACAAGTTGTGGCCTTCAAATTATATTGCATACAATAAGTTGATGGCTTCTTCGAAATTTGAAAATTTGTATAATGATTTTGAAGAAAGATCATTTTTACGAAGAATTGAAAAAAGGGCTATACAGCATGATCACGATGATGCAGAAAGAAAATTTCTGGAAATGTATGCCAATCCGGTTATAAATAATTTAAAATTAGGCTTTATAAAGTAG
- a CDS encoding DUF4476 domain-containing protein, translated as MTELRFIILLLFLGINLSAQTKLIVYSENNEQFIAEIDNIKLVKEVSNFFELETINKKSVVLNIKMENTIELKKTISLKKSRQNVYAISNENGIFKIRYRGNYHLKEKLPNFISNTEKKSLTKANSHNLMQLNKLIEAIDNTSDEKVKELLIIKELQNGIFNCRQLKFLFTKLNYDSSKLKVFRETKHNCMDIINYSILLNQFKDPKTKEAFSEIVFSAK; from the coding sequence ATGACAGAATTAAGATTTATAATACTACTATTATTTTTAGGCATCAACCTATCTGCCCAGACAAAACTGATAGTCTACTCTGAAAACAATGAACAATTTATTGCTGAAATCGATAATATCAAATTGGTGAAGGAAGTTAGTAATTTTTTTGAATTAGAAACCATCAATAAAAAATCTGTTGTGTTAAATATTAAGATGGAGAACACTATCGAATTAAAAAAAACTATATCCTTAAAAAAATCAAGACAAAACGTATATGCTATTTCAAATGAAAATGGAATTTTCAAAATACGTTATAGAGGAAACTATCATTTAAAAGAAAAACTGCCAAATTTCATTTCAAATACTGAAAAAAAATCATTGACTAAGGCAAATTCGCATAACTTAATGCAACTAAATAAGCTTATAGAAGCTATTGATAACACTTCAGACGAAAAAGTAAAGGAACTTTTAATTATCAAAGAATTACAGAATGGAATATTTAACTGCAGACAATTAAAATTTCTTTTTACAAAACTGAATTATGACAGTTCAAAACTAAAAGTATTCAGAGAAACAAAACACAACTGCATGGATATAATAAACTACTCAATACTCCTTAATCAGTTTAAAGACCCCAAAACAAAAGAGGCCTTCTCCGAAATAGTATTTTCTGCTAAATAG
- a CDS encoding aldehyde dehydrogenase, with protein MEELETLEKVDYKSLVNSQLEFFNTNVTKDVDFRISQLKKLQEILKANEALLDEAIYKDFRKSSFENYVTELSLIYHEINLALKNLKEWSKRISVPTNMANLPGFSYIIPEPLGVTLTIGAWNYPYQLSLSPVVPALAAGNTAIIKPSELSMNTSKVMAQLINENFDEKYLHVVEGGVEETTSLLKEKFDKIFYTGSSNVGKIIMKAAAEHLTPVTLELGGKSPTFVFNDANLKMAAKRIVWAKFLNGGQTCVAPDYILAEKGVKEKLISAIKQQILEVHGNDPQKSEAFVRIINPRHYHRILQLIDEDKLVLGGESDESDLYISPTIMDNVSFDDAVMQEEIFGPVLPVIEFDNLDWAIKKVKDRPKPLALYVFTGKGSSRDKIFHEISFGGGAVNDAVVHLANSNLPFGGVGNSGMGSYHGKAGFDSFSHYKSILNKSTLIEPPIKYPPYVDWKKKLLKRLLE; from the coding sequence ATGGAAGAACTGGAAACACTGGAGAAAGTTGATTATAAAAGTCTCGTGAATTCGCAGCTTGAGTTTTTTAATACTAATGTTACTAAAGATGTTGATTTTAGGATATCTCAGCTAAAAAAGTTGCAAGAGATATTAAAAGCTAATGAAGCATTACTTGACGAAGCAATATATAAGGATTTTAGAAAGTCGAGTTTCGAAAATTACGTAACAGAGTTGTCACTGATATATCATGAGATCAATTTAGCGTTAAAAAATCTAAAGGAGTGGAGTAAGAGAATAAGTGTTCCTACTAATATGGCTAATTTGCCCGGGTTTAGTTATATTATACCTGAGCCTCTGGGAGTAACGCTTACTATTGGTGCCTGGAATTATCCCTATCAACTTTCATTGTCTCCTGTTGTTCCTGCCTTAGCTGCCGGAAATACTGCAATTATTAAACCGTCAGAACTTTCAATGAACACATCGAAAGTGATGGCACAGTTAATTAATGAAAATTTTGATGAAAAATATTTGCATGTTGTTGAAGGGGGAGTCGAGGAGACTACATCGCTGTTGAAAGAAAAATTTGATAAAATATTTTATACGGGAAGTTCAAATGTAGGTAAAATAATAATGAAAGCTGCTGCAGAACATCTCACTCCGGTAACACTGGAGTTGGGAGGGAAAAGTCCGACCTTTGTTTTTAATGATGCAAATTTAAAAATGGCAGCCAAGAGAATAGTGTGGGCAAAATTTTTAAATGGGGGGCAAACCTGTGTAGCTCCTGATTATATTCTCGCAGAAAAAGGGGTTAAGGAGAAGCTGATTTCAGCTATAAAACAACAGATTTTAGAAGTACACGGTAATGATCCTCAAAAGAGTGAGGCTTTTGTCAGGATTATAAATCCCCGTCATTATCACAGAATTCTGCAACTTATCGATGAAGATAAGCTTGTTTTGGGAGGGGAAAGTGATGAGTCTGACCTTTATATATCACCTACCATAATGGATAATGTTTCTTTTGATGATGCTGTTATGCAGGAGGAAATATTTGGACCTGTTTTACCTGTTATAGAGTTCGATAATTTAGACTGGGCAATAAAAAAGGTAAAAGATCGTCCTAAGCCACTTGCTCTTTATGTTTTTACGGGAAAAGGAAGTAGCAGAGATAAGATTTTCCATGAGATATCATTTGGTGGAGGAGCTGTTAACGATGCTGTAGTGCATTTGGCTAATTCTAATCTGCCTTTCGGAGGAGTAGGGAATTCGGGTATGGGCAGTTACCACGGTAAGGCAGGCTTTGATTCTTTTTCGCATTATAAGTCTATTTTGAATAAATCAACATTAATTGAACCGCCAATTAAGTATCCTCCATATGTTGATTGGAAAAAAAAGCTTCTTAAGAGATTATTGGAATAA